The following proteins are encoded in a genomic region of Parus major isolate Abel chromosome 18, Parus_major1.1, whole genome shotgun sequence:
- the CANT1 gene encoding soluble calcium-activated nucleotidase 1 isoform X1 — MGPLVAVFCCPLSSVSTKSSSLTFSLTSSRQVLLAPSLMPVPPCHESMSPLRISVGGLPVLASMTKGADPRFRLRWRAIVLSSACLGLVLLLFCLHRSSPARHGPPSPRTWQLGLQAGDRYNDTYPLSPPQRNPEGVRYRIGVIADLDTQSRGSQEHTWFSYLKKGYLVLSDSGDRVTVEWDKDESMLQSHLAEKGRGMELSELVVFNGKLYAVDDRTGVVYRIEGNKVVPWVILPDGDGTVGKGFKAEWLAVKDEHLYVGGLGKEWTTTTGEVVNENPQWVKVIGYKGDVSHENWVTNYNALRAAAGIRPPGYLIHESASWSDTLQRWFFLPRRASHERYSEKADEQRGTNLLLSSSQDFGDVTVGRVGEVVPTHGFSSFKFIPDTDDQIIVALKSEEDNGKISSYIMAFTLDGRFLLPETRIGSVKYEGIEFI; from the exons ATGGGGCCCCTTGTGGCTGTGTTCTGCTGTCCCCTGAGCTCAGTCAGCACCAAATCCAGCTCTTTGACCTTCTCCCTCACCTCTTCCCGCCAGGTTCTCCTCGCCCCCTCTCTGATGCCAGTCCCGCCCTGCCATGAGTCTATGAGCCCCCTCCGGATCAGCGTGGGTGGTCTGCCCGTCCTCGCGTCCATGACCAAGGGTGCTGACCCCCGCTTCCGACTGCGCTGGAGGGCCATCGTGCTGTCCTCAGCCTGCCTGGGGCTTGTGCTGTTGCTCTTCTGCCTGCACCGTTCCTCCCCAGCACGGCATGGCCCCCCCAGCCCTCGCACCTGGCAGCTCGGCCTGCAGGCAGGAGACCGCTACAATGACACCTACCCGCTGTCCCCACCGCAGAGAAACCCCGAGGGCGTGCGCTACCGCATCGGCGTCATCGCGGACCTGGACACACAGTCCCGGGGCTCCCAGGAGCACACCTGGTTCAGTTACCTGAAGAAGGGCTACCTGGTACTGTCAGACAGTGGGGACAGAGTGACGGTGGAGTGGGACAAGGATGAGAGCATGCTGCAGTCCCACCTGGCTGAGAAGGGCCGGGGCATGGAGCTCTCCGAGCTGGTGGTTTTCAACGGGAAGCTGTATGCGGTGGACGACCGGACGGGGGTGGTCTACCGGATCGAGGGCAACAAGGTGGTGCCCTGGGTGATCCTCCCAGATGGGGACGGCACTGTGGGGAAAG GCTTCAAGGCGGAGTGGCTGGCAGTGAAGGATGAGCACCTGTATGTGGGAGGACTGGGCAAGGAGTGGACCACCACAACAGGGGAAGTGGTGAACGAGAACCCCCAGTGGGTGAAGGTCATTGGCTACAAGGGTGACGTGAGCCATGAGAACTGGGTGACAAACTACAATGCGCTGAGGGCTGCAGCGGGGATCCGGCCCCCAG GGTATCTGATCCACGAGTCAGCCTCCTGGAGCGACACGTTGCAGCGCTGGTTCTTCCTGCCGCGCCGCGCCAGCCACGAGCGCTACAGCGAGAAGGCAGACGAGCAGCGAGGCACCaacctgctgctgagctccagccagGACTTCGGGGATGTGACGGTGGGGCGTGTGGGCGAGGTGGTTCCCACCCACGGCTTCTCCTCCTTCAAGTTCATCCCGGACACAGACGACCAGATCATCGTGGCGCTAAAATCAGAAGAGGACAATGGCAAGATCTCCAGCTACATCATGGCCTTCACGCTGGACGGGCGCTTCCTCCTGCCCGAGACCAGGATTGGGAGTGTGAAGTACGAGGGCATTGAGTTTATTTAA
- the CANT1 gene encoding soluble calcium-activated nucleotidase 1 isoform X2, whose product MPVPPCHESMSPLRISVGGLPVLASMTKGADPRFRLRWRAIVLSSACLGLVLLLFCLHRSSPARHGPPSPRTWQLGLQAGDRYNDTYPLSPPQRNPEGVRYRIGVIADLDTQSRGSQEHTWFSYLKKGYLVLSDSGDRVTVEWDKDESMLQSHLAEKGRGMELSELVVFNGKLYAVDDRTGVVYRIEGNKVVPWVILPDGDGTVGKGFKAEWLAVKDEHLYVGGLGKEWTTTTGEVVNENPQWVKVIGYKGDVSHENWVTNYNALRAAAGIRPPGYLIHESASWSDTLQRWFFLPRRASHERYSEKADEQRGTNLLLSSSQDFGDVTVGRVGEVVPTHGFSSFKFIPDTDDQIIVALKSEEDNGKISSYIMAFTLDGRFLLPETRIGSVKYEGIEFI is encoded by the exons ATGCCAGTCCCGCCCTGCCATGAGTCTATGAGCCCCCTCCGGATCAGCGTGGGTGGTCTGCCCGTCCTCGCGTCCATGACCAAGGGTGCTGACCCCCGCTTCCGACTGCGCTGGAGGGCCATCGTGCTGTCCTCAGCCTGCCTGGGGCTTGTGCTGTTGCTCTTCTGCCTGCACCGTTCCTCCCCAGCACGGCATGGCCCCCCCAGCCCTCGCACCTGGCAGCTCGGCCTGCAGGCAGGAGACCGCTACAATGACACCTACCCGCTGTCCCCACCGCAGAGAAACCCCGAGGGCGTGCGCTACCGCATCGGCGTCATCGCGGACCTGGACACACAGTCCCGGGGCTCCCAGGAGCACACCTGGTTCAGTTACCTGAAGAAGGGCTACCTGGTACTGTCAGACAGTGGGGACAGAGTGACGGTGGAGTGGGACAAGGATGAGAGCATGCTGCAGTCCCACCTGGCTGAGAAGGGCCGGGGCATGGAGCTCTCCGAGCTGGTGGTTTTCAACGGGAAGCTGTATGCGGTGGACGACCGGACGGGGGTGGTCTACCGGATCGAGGGCAACAAGGTGGTGCCCTGGGTGATCCTCCCAGATGGGGACGGCACTGTGGGGAAAG GCTTCAAGGCGGAGTGGCTGGCAGTGAAGGATGAGCACCTGTATGTGGGAGGACTGGGCAAGGAGTGGACCACCACAACAGGGGAAGTGGTGAACGAGAACCCCCAGTGGGTGAAGGTCATTGGCTACAAGGGTGACGTGAGCCATGAGAACTGGGTGACAAACTACAATGCGCTGAGGGCTGCAGCGGGGATCCGGCCCCCAG GGTATCTGATCCACGAGTCAGCCTCCTGGAGCGACACGTTGCAGCGCTGGTTCTTCCTGCCGCGCCGCGCCAGCCACGAGCGCTACAGCGAGAAGGCAGACGAGCAGCGAGGCACCaacctgctgctgagctccagccagGACTTCGGGGATGTGACGGTGGGGCGTGTGGGCGAGGTGGTTCCCACCCACGGCTTCTCCTCCTTCAAGTTCATCCCGGACACAGACGACCAGATCATCGTGGCGCTAAAATCAGAAGAGGACAATGGCAAGATCTCCAGCTACATCATGGCCTTCACGCTGGACGGGCGCTTCCTCCTGCCCGAGACCAGGATTGGGAGTGTGAAGTACGAGGGCATTGAGTTTATTTAA
- the C1QTNF1 gene encoding complement C1q tumor necrosis factor-related protein 1, whose protein sequence is MEGLWVHGVLLIFLLPCPVGSQTSSIPGQRWWTDPDEAPSQHQAARATQEQKAEDAQEGLPPQPRCVRCCPPPEKRFYPQYQPMPQINMTILKGEKGDRGERGMQGKFGKTGVAGSRGHAGPKGQKGSMGAPGERCKSHYAAFSVGRKKPLHSNDYYQTLIFDTEFVNLYDHFNMFTGKFYCYIPGIYYFSLNVHTWNQKETYLHIMRNGAEVVILYAQVSDRSIMQSQSVMLELKEQDEVWVRLYKGERENAIFSDEYDTYITFSGHLIKYSGDP, encoded by the exons AtggaggggctgtgggtgcaTGGTGTCCTGCTGAtcttcctgctgccctgccctgtgggGAGCCAgaccagctccatccctggccaGCGATGGTGGACAGACCCCGATGAGGCCCCATCCCAGCACCAAGCTGCCAG GGCCACACAGGAGCAGAAGGCTGAGGATGCCCAGGAGGGGCTTCCCCCACAGCCCCGCTGTGTCCGCTGCTGCCCCCCACCCGAAAAGCGCTTCTACCCCCAGTACCAGCCCATGCCTCAGATCAACATGACCATCCTGAAAG gagaGAAGGGGGACCGCGGTGAGCGTGGCATGCAGGGCAAGTTTGGCAAGACAGGGGTGGCCGGCAGCAGGGGCCATGCAGGGCCCAAGGGACAGAAGGGCAGCATGGGCGCCCCTGGGGAGCGCTGCAAGAGCCACTACGCCGCCTTCTCTGTGGGCCGCAAGAAACCCCTGCACAGTAACGACTACTACCAGACCCTCATCTTCGACACGGAGTTTGTCAACCTCTACGACCACTTCAACATGTTCACGGGCAAGTTTTACTGCTACATCCCCGGGATCTACTACTTCAGCCTCAATGTGCACACCTGGAACCAGAAGGAGACGTACCTGCACATCATGCGCAACGGGGCGGAGGTGGTGATCCTCTACGCCCAGGTGAGCGACCGCAGCATCATGCAGAGCCAGAGCGTCATGCTGGAGctgaaggagcaggatgaggtCTGGGTGCGGCTCTACAAGGGTGAGCGTGAGAACGCCATCTTCAGCGATGAGTACGACACTTACATCACTTTCAGCGGCCACCTCATCAAGTACAGTGGGGACCCCTGA
- the ENGASE gene encoding cytosolic endo-beta-N-acetylglucosaminidase, with translation MGRDRDRGGDRCRGWQGPAGAGRGAGPARPSPTSRGSLQPDIQGTTVLHDTISERPQPLPARYFDTKTTEPISFFLSGLEELLSWQPNSNDEFNVSAVPLAKRQPPLSSGRPRTLVCHDMRGGYLEDRFIQGSATRNPYVFYHWRYIDIFVYFSHHTVTIPPVVWTNAAHRNSVPVLGTFITEWTDGEKLCEAFLAGGEEAYGAVAEQLARIAQHFRFDGWLVNIENTLSAAAVANLPSFLRELTARVHSAVPGGLVIWYDSVLKDGTLKWQNELNDQNRIFFDACDGLFTNYNWKEEQLERTQRLAGPRKDDIYVGVDVFARGDVIGGGFDTDKSLRLIRQYGLSAAIFAPGWVYEHLGKENFLQNENRFWGLLAEYLPTHSVCTLPLTTSFSLGMGTSTFLDGKDEESGPWYDLSAQDIQPLYPEQQGMLSTSCCLQDAWCGGSSLQLQGTIPPGEERVAVRLFSLQMPAPPKLFLTLLYKLEGPQPDDITVALEVTTWDSGICFEGNPTSLPEPNGRHHPRFLPAPPPSLAKLLAACLRGSHGWTSRCYELELQDCSLRDLSVIVSRQQPSPQETSFTCLLGEVRVLDTASVAASPPQVYGVTASQLWWQEGPEPEQLSLSLTLRWSFPPGRARWFRVLSQGARCRLGQTAPQVLGLAQGCLFRAVGLSVPRPAPGQSCRLELLVEPVLRDELPVDPERWGRLVLVYSAPGSGTSSDGH, from the exons ATGGGCCGGGACCGGGACCGTGGCGGGGACCGGTGCCGGGGCTGGCAGGGCCCGGCCGGCGCTGGCCGCGGTgctggcccggcccggccctcaCCCACCTCCCGGGGCAGCTTGCAGCCGGACATCCAGGGAACCACGGTCCTGCACGACACCATCAGCGAGCGCCCGCAGCCCCTGCCAG CAAGGTACTTTGACACGAAGACGACGGAGCCCATCAGCTTCTTCTTGTCcggcctggaggagctgctgtcctggcagccCAACAGCAACGATGAGTTCAATGTGTCGGCCGTGCCTCTGGCCAAGCGGCAGCCCCCACTGTCCAGCGGGAGGCCCCGGACACTGGTGTGCCACGACATGCGCGGCGGCTACTTGGAGGACAG gttCATCCAGGGCTCAGCCACACGCAACCCCTATGTCTTCTACCACTGGCGCTACATCGACATCTTTGTGTACTTCAGCCACCACACCGTCACCATCCCGCCCGTGGTCTGGACCAACGCAGCGCACCGGAACAGCGTCCCCGTGCTGG GCACATTCATCACGGAGTGGACAGACGGGGAGAAGCTGTGTGAGGCGTTCCTGGCCGGCGGGGAGGAGGCGTACGGCGCCGTGGCCGAGCAGCTGGCCCGCATTGCCCAGCACTTCCGCTTCGACGGCTGGCTGGTCAACATCGAGAACACGCTGAGC GCGGCAGCGGTGGCGAACCTGCCCTCCTTCCTGCGGGAGCTGACGGCACGGGTGCACAGCGCCGTGCCGGGAGGACTGGTGATCTGGTATGACAGCGTCCTGAAGGATGGCACACTGAAGTGGCAGAATGAGCTGAACGATCAGAATAG GATATTCTTTGATGCATGTGACGGGCTGTTCACCAACTACAACtggaaggaggagcagctggagcgCACGCAGAGGCTGGCTGGCCCACGAAAAGACGACATCTATGTTGGTGTTGATGTCTTTGCCCGTGGGGATGTGATCGGTGGTGGCTTCGACACTGACAAG TCCCTGCGCCTGATCCGCCAGTACGGCCTCTCTGCAGCCATCTTCGCTCCTGGCTGGGTCTATGAGCACCTGGGCAAGGAAAACTTCCTGCAGAACGAGAACAG GTTCTGGGGCTTGCTGGCCGAGTACCTGCCCACACACAGCGTTTGTACACTGCCCCTCACCACCTCCTTCAGCCTGGGCATGGGCACCAGCACATTCCTGGATGGGAAG GATGAAGAGTCTGGGCCCTGGTATGACCTGAGCGCGCAGGACATCCAGCCACTgtacccagagcagcagggcatgctgagcaccagctgctgcctgcaggatgCCTGGTGTGggggcagctccctgcagctgcaggggacCATTCCCCCCGGCGAGGAGCGCGTGGCTGTCCG CCTCTTCTCTTTGCAGATGCCGGCCCCCCCCAAGCTCTTCCTGACTCTGCTCTACAAGCTGGAGGGGCCACAGCCCGATGACATCACAGTGGCACTGGAGGTCACCACCTGGGACTCAGGGATCTGCTTCGAGGGAAACCCCACCTCCCTGCCTG AGCCCAACGGCCGGCACCACCCCCGGTTCCTGCCGGCACCGCCGCCCAGCCTCGCCAAGCTGCTCGCCGCCTGCCTGCGTGGTTCCCATGGCTGGACCAGCCG GTGCtatgagctggagctgcaggactgCAGCCTACGAGACCTCTCTGTGATTGTGTCCCGCCAGCAGCCCAGCCCGCAGGAGACATCCTTCACCTGCCTCCTCGGGGAGGTCCGG GTGCTGGACACGGCCAGCGTGGCGGCCTCCCCCCCGCAGGTGTACGGCGTGACGGCCTCGCAGCTCTGGTGGCAGGAGGGCCCCGAGCCCGAGCAGCTCTCGCTCAGCCTCACCCTGCGCTGGTCCTTCCCTCCTGGCCGTGCCAGATGGTTCCGTGTCCTGAGCCAGGGCGCCCGGTGCCGCCTGGGCCAGACGGCGCCgcaggtgctggggctggcacagggctgcctGTTCCGCGCCGTGGGGCTGTCGGTGCCGCGGCCAGCGCCCGGCCAGTCCTGccggctggagctgctggtggaacCGGTACTGCGGGACGAGCTGCCTGTGGACCCCGAGCGCTGGGGCCGCCTCGTGCTGGTCTATTCCGCGCCAGGCAGCGGCACCAGCTCAGATGGGCATTAA
- the RBFOX3 gene encoding RNA binding protein fox-1 homolog 3 isoform X2: MLCSMANSGCLLVSNSGMLPHSLPCPPAFLYLQQGNQDATAPPDAMAQPYPPAQYPPPPQNGIPAEYAPPHPHPTQDYSGQSTVPEHAMTLYTPAQSHSEQPGSDASTQSIAGTQTVPQTDEAAQTDSQQLHSSDNTDKQQPKRLHVSNIPFRFRDPDLRQMFGQFGKILDVEIIFNERGSKGFGFVTFETSTDADRAREKLNGTIVEGRKIEVNNATARVMTNKKVANPYTNGWKLNPVVGAVYGPEFYAVTGFPYPATGTAVAYRGAHLRGRGRAVYNTFRAAPPPPPIPAYGAVVYQDGFYGAEIYGGYAAYRYAQPAAAAAAYSDSYGRVYAAADPYHHTIGPAATYSIGTM, translated from the exons GGTAACCAGGACGCCACGGCTCCGCCGGACGCGATGGCTCAGCCCTACCCCCCAGCCCAGTACCCCCCGCCCCCCCAGAACGGGATCCCCGCAGAGTACGCGCCGCCGCACCCCCACCCCACGCAGGACTACTCGGGGCAGAGCACGGTACCAGAGCACGCCATGACCCTCTACACACCAGCACAGAGCCACTCGGAGCAGCCAGGCAGCGACGCCAGCACACAGTCCATAGCAGGGACACAGACAGTACCG CAGACAGACGAGGCGGCACAGACAGACAGCCAGCAGCTACACTCCTCAGACAACACAGACAAGCAGCAGCCCAAGAGGTTACACGTCTCCAACATTCCCTTTCGATTCCGGGACCCCGACCTGCGGCAGATGTTTGGG CAATTCGGGAAAATTCTGGATGTGGAGATCATTTTCAACGAGCGGGGCTCCAAG ggttttgggtttgtaaCTTTTGAAACTAGCACAGATGCCGACCGGGCACGGGAGAAGCTGAATGGCACCATCGTAGAGGGCCGGAAGATTGAG GTGAACAACGCCACAGCCCGTGTCATGACCAACAAGAAGGTGGCCAACCCTTACACCAATG GCTGGAAGCTGAACCCAGTGGTGGGAGCAGTCTACGGCCCCGAATTCTACGCAG tAACGGGGTTCCCGTACCCCGCCACGGGAACGGCCGTGGCGTACCGAGGGGCACACCTACGGGGCCGAGGACGCGCCGTCTACAACACCTTCCGAGCCgcgccgccgccaccgcccATCCCCGCCTACGGCGC GGTCGTCTACCAGGACGGGTTCTACGGAGCTGAGATCTAT gggGGCTACGCTGCCTACAGGTACGCCCAGCCCGCGGCAGCAGCGGCCGCGTACAGTGACAG CTATGGCAGAGTGTACGCAGCGGCAGACCCCTACCACCACACCATCGGCCCCGCCGCCACCTACAGCATTGGCACCATG TGA
- the RBFOX3 gene encoding RNA binding protein fox-1 homolog 3 isoform X3: MLPHSLPCPPAFLYLQQGNQDATAPPDAMAQPYPPAQYPPPPQNGIPAEYAPPHPHPTQDYSGQSTVPEHAMTLYTPAQSHSEQPGSDASTQSIAGTQTVPQTDEAAQTDSQQLHSSDNTDKQQPKRLHVSNIPFRFRDPDLRQMFGQFGKILDVEIIFNERGSKGFGFVTFETSTDADRAREKLNGTIVEGRKIEVNNATARVMTNKKVANPYTNGWKLNPVVGAVYGPEFYAVTGFPYPATGTAVAYRGAHLRGRGRAVYNTFRAAPPPPPIPAYGAVVYQDGFYGAEIYGGYAAYRYAQPAAAAAAYSDSYGRVYAAADPYHHTIGPAATYSIGTMASLYRGGYSRFTPY, encoded by the exons GGTAACCAGGACGCCACGGCTCCGCCGGACGCGATGGCTCAGCCCTACCCCCCAGCCCAGTACCCCCCGCCCCCCCAGAACGGGATCCCCGCAGAGTACGCGCCGCCGCACCCCCACCCCACGCAGGACTACTCGGGGCAGAGCACGGTACCAGAGCACGCCATGACCCTCTACACACCAGCACAGAGCCACTCGGAGCAGCCAGGCAGCGACGCCAGCACACAGTCCATAGCAGGGACACAGACAGTACCG CAGACAGACGAGGCGGCACAGACAGACAGCCAGCAGCTACACTCCTCAGACAACACAGACAAGCAGCAGCCCAAGAGGTTACACGTCTCCAACATTCCCTTTCGATTCCGGGACCCCGACCTGCGGCAGATGTTTGGG CAATTCGGGAAAATTCTGGATGTGGAGATCATTTTCAACGAGCGGGGCTCCAAG ggttttgggtttgtaaCTTTTGAAACTAGCACAGATGCCGACCGGGCACGGGAGAAGCTGAATGGCACCATCGTAGAGGGCCGGAAGATTGAG GTGAACAACGCCACAGCCCGTGTCATGACCAACAAGAAGGTGGCCAACCCTTACACCAATG GCTGGAAGCTGAACCCAGTGGTGGGAGCAGTCTACGGCCCCGAATTCTACGCAG tAACGGGGTTCCCGTACCCCGCCACGGGAACGGCCGTGGCGTACCGAGGGGCACACCTACGGGGCCGAGGACGCGCCGTCTACAACACCTTCCGAGCCgcgccgccgccaccgcccATCCCCGCCTACGGCGC GGTCGTCTACCAGGACGGGTTCTACGGAGCTGAGATCTAT gggGGCTACGCTGCCTACAGGTACGCCCAGCCCGCGGCAGCAGCGGCCGCGTACAGTGACAG CTATGGCAGAGTGTACGCAGCGGCAGACCCCTACCACCACACCATCGGCCCCGCCGCCACCTACAGCATTGGCACCATG GCTAGTCTATACCGAGGAGGGTACAGCCGCTTCACTCCCTACTAG
- the RBFOX3 gene encoding RNA binding protein fox-1 homolog 3 isoform X1: protein MLCSMANSGCLLVSNSGMLPHSLPCPPAFLYLQQGNQDATAPPDAMAQPYPPAQYPPPPQNGIPAEYAPPHPHPTQDYSGQSTVPEHAMTLYTPAQSHSEQPGSDASTQSIAGTQTVPQTDEAAQTDSQQLHSSDNTDKQQPKRLHVSNIPFRFRDPDLRQMFGQFGKILDVEIIFNERGSKGFGFVTFETSTDADRAREKLNGTIVEGRKIEVNNATARVMTNKKVANPYTNGWKLNPVVGAVYGPEFYAVTGFPYPATGTAVAYRGAHLRGRGRAVYNTFRAAPPPPPIPAYGAVVYQDGFYGAEIYGGYAAYRYAQPAAAAAAYSDSYGRVYAAADPYHHTIGPAATYSIGTMASLYRGGYSRFTPY, encoded by the exons GGTAACCAGGACGCCACGGCTCCGCCGGACGCGATGGCTCAGCCCTACCCCCCAGCCCAGTACCCCCCGCCCCCCCAGAACGGGATCCCCGCAGAGTACGCGCCGCCGCACCCCCACCCCACGCAGGACTACTCGGGGCAGAGCACGGTACCAGAGCACGCCATGACCCTCTACACACCAGCACAGAGCCACTCGGAGCAGCCAGGCAGCGACGCCAGCACACAGTCCATAGCAGGGACACAGACAGTACCG CAGACAGACGAGGCGGCACAGACAGACAGCCAGCAGCTACACTCCTCAGACAACACAGACAAGCAGCAGCCCAAGAGGTTACACGTCTCCAACATTCCCTTTCGATTCCGGGACCCCGACCTGCGGCAGATGTTTGGG CAATTCGGGAAAATTCTGGATGTGGAGATCATTTTCAACGAGCGGGGCTCCAAG ggttttgggtttgtaaCTTTTGAAACTAGCACAGATGCCGACCGGGCACGGGAGAAGCTGAATGGCACCATCGTAGAGGGCCGGAAGATTGAG GTGAACAACGCCACAGCCCGTGTCATGACCAACAAGAAGGTGGCCAACCCTTACACCAATG GCTGGAAGCTGAACCCAGTGGTGGGAGCAGTCTACGGCCCCGAATTCTACGCAG tAACGGGGTTCCCGTACCCCGCCACGGGAACGGCCGTGGCGTACCGAGGGGCACACCTACGGGGCCGAGGACGCGCCGTCTACAACACCTTCCGAGCCgcgccgccgccaccgcccATCCCCGCCTACGGCGC GGTCGTCTACCAGGACGGGTTCTACGGAGCTGAGATCTAT gggGGCTACGCTGCCTACAGGTACGCCCAGCCCGCGGCAGCAGCGGCCGCGTACAGTGACAG CTATGGCAGAGTGTACGCAGCGGCAGACCCCTACCACCACACCATCGGCCCCGCCGCCACCTACAGCATTGGCACCATG GCTAGTCTATACCGAGGAGGGTACAGCCGCTTCACTCCCTACTAG
- the RBFOX3 gene encoding RNA binding protein fox-1 homolog 3 isoform X4 — MLCSMANSGCLLVSNSGMLPHSLPCPPAFLYLQQGNQDATAPPDAMAQPYPPAQYPPPPQNGIPAEYAPPHPHPTQDYSGQSTVPEHAMTLYTPAQSHSEQPGSDASTQSIAGTQTVPQTDEAAQTDSQQLHSSDNTDKQQPKRLHVSNIPFRFRDPDLRQMFGQFGKILDVEIIFNERGSKVNNATARVMTNKKVANPYTNGWKLNPVVGAVYGPEFYAVTGFPYPATGTAVAYRGAHLRGRGRAVYNTFRAAPPPPPIPAYGAVVYQDGFYGAEIYGGYAAYRYAQPAAAAAAYSDSYGRVYAAADPYHHTIGPAATYSIGTMASLYRGGYSRFTPY, encoded by the exons GGTAACCAGGACGCCACGGCTCCGCCGGACGCGATGGCTCAGCCCTACCCCCCAGCCCAGTACCCCCCGCCCCCCCAGAACGGGATCCCCGCAGAGTACGCGCCGCCGCACCCCCACCCCACGCAGGACTACTCGGGGCAGAGCACGGTACCAGAGCACGCCATGACCCTCTACACACCAGCACAGAGCCACTCGGAGCAGCCAGGCAGCGACGCCAGCACACAGTCCATAGCAGGGACACAGACAGTACCG CAGACAGACGAGGCGGCACAGACAGACAGCCAGCAGCTACACTCCTCAGACAACACAGACAAGCAGCAGCCCAAGAGGTTACACGTCTCCAACATTCCCTTTCGATTCCGGGACCCCGACCTGCGGCAGATGTTTGGG CAATTCGGGAAAATTCTGGATGTGGAGATCATTTTCAACGAGCGGGGCTCCAAG GTGAACAACGCCACAGCCCGTGTCATGACCAACAAGAAGGTGGCCAACCCTTACACCAATG GCTGGAAGCTGAACCCAGTGGTGGGAGCAGTCTACGGCCCCGAATTCTACGCAG tAACGGGGTTCCCGTACCCCGCCACGGGAACGGCCGTGGCGTACCGAGGGGCACACCTACGGGGCCGAGGACGCGCCGTCTACAACACCTTCCGAGCCgcgccgccgccaccgcccATCCCCGCCTACGGCGC GGTCGTCTACCAGGACGGGTTCTACGGAGCTGAGATCTAT gggGGCTACGCTGCCTACAGGTACGCCCAGCCCGCGGCAGCAGCGGCCGCGTACAGTGACAG CTATGGCAGAGTGTACGCAGCGGCAGACCCCTACCACCACACCATCGGCCCCGCCGCCACCTACAGCATTGGCACCATG GCTAGTCTATACCGAGGAGGGTACAGCCGCTTCACTCCCTACTAG
- the RBFOX3 gene encoding RNA binding protein fox-1 homolog 3 isoform X5, whose product MAQPYPPAQYPPPPQNGIPAEYAPPHPHPTQDYSGQSTVPEHAMTLYTPAQSHSEQPGSDASTQSIAGTQTVPQTDEAAQTDSQQLHSSDNTDKQQPKRLHVSNIPFRFRDPDLRQMFGQFGKILDVEIIFNERGSKGFGFVTFETSTDADRAREKLNGTIVEGRKIEVNNATARVMTNKKVANPYTNGWKLNPVVGAVYGPEFYAVTGFPYPATGTAVAYRGAHLRGRGRAVYNTFRAAPPPPPIPAYGAVVYQDGFYGAEIYGGYAAYRYAQPAAAAAAYSDSYGRVYAAADPYHHTIGPAATYSIGTMASLYRGGYSRFTPY is encoded by the exons ATGGCTCAGCCCTACCCCCCAGCCCAGTACCCCCCGCCCCCCCAGAACGGGATCCCCGCAGAGTACGCGCCGCCGCACCCCCACCCCACGCAGGACTACTCGGGGCAGAGCACGGTACCAGAGCACGCCATGACCCTCTACACACCAGCACAGAGCCACTCGGAGCAGCCAGGCAGCGACGCCAGCACACAGTCCATAGCAGGGACACAGACAGTACCG CAGACAGACGAGGCGGCACAGACAGACAGCCAGCAGCTACACTCCTCAGACAACACAGACAAGCAGCAGCCCAAGAGGTTACACGTCTCCAACATTCCCTTTCGATTCCGGGACCCCGACCTGCGGCAGATGTTTGGG CAATTCGGGAAAATTCTGGATGTGGAGATCATTTTCAACGAGCGGGGCTCCAAG ggttttgggtttgtaaCTTTTGAAACTAGCACAGATGCCGACCGGGCACGGGAGAAGCTGAATGGCACCATCGTAGAGGGCCGGAAGATTGAG GTGAACAACGCCACAGCCCGTGTCATGACCAACAAGAAGGTGGCCAACCCTTACACCAATG GCTGGAAGCTGAACCCAGTGGTGGGAGCAGTCTACGGCCCCGAATTCTACGCAG tAACGGGGTTCCCGTACCCCGCCACGGGAACGGCCGTGGCGTACCGAGGGGCACACCTACGGGGCCGAGGACGCGCCGTCTACAACACCTTCCGAGCCgcgccgccgccaccgcccATCCCCGCCTACGGCGC GGTCGTCTACCAGGACGGGTTCTACGGAGCTGAGATCTAT gggGGCTACGCTGCCTACAGGTACGCCCAGCCCGCGGCAGCAGCGGCCGCGTACAGTGACAG CTATGGCAGAGTGTACGCAGCGGCAGACCCCTACCACCACACCATCGGCCCCGCCGCCACCTACAGCATTGGCACCATG GCTAGTCTATACCGAGGAGGGTACAGCCGCTTCACTCCCTACTAG